In Triticum aestivum cultivar Chinese Spring chromosome 5B, IWGSC CS RefSeq v2.1, whole genome shotgun sequence, the following proteins share a genomic window:
- the LOC123116956 gene encoding uncharacterized protein, with protein sequence MAARQISWTPTMSSYMLANLCAVVTGGHRTGTAFKNVHWNACAMAMNEHFNRTDLIGTHITNHTRTWKRKYKQIVHLKSLSGALWDEENFMIVLDHEHYTNHIKDHKEDEPFLNKPIKHYEEMLVIVGASMATGQYAKGSSDPLGTDVIDLEEPKANKAAAPHEEVSQSPTCGESAAPKLKKAKTNPSAEDRMHATIMASSERLAVAIEKLISSANPAIDGLWDEMKELPGFDLDSLAHYYAYLVDNPRVATAFKVLGDVQRKVWVSRYVKSTFPEADA encoded by the exons ATGGCTGCTAGGCAAATTTCATGGACACCTACCATGTCATCATACATGCTAGCGAACCTATGTGCTGTGGTGACCGGTGGCCATAGAACCGGTACCGCCTTCAAGAATGTACATTGGAATGCTTGTGCCATGGCTATGAATGAACATTTTAACCGCACTGACTTAATTGGAACCCACATCACAAATCATACAAGGACATGGAAGAGGAAGTATAAACAGATAGTGCACCTCAAATCATTGAGTGGTGCACTTTGGGATGAAGAGAACTTTATGATTGTTCTTGATCATGAGCATTACACAAACCACATTAAG GACCACAAAGAAGATGAACCCTTCCTTAACAAGCCTATTAAACATTATGAAGAGATGCTGGTTATCGTTGGAGCTAGCATGGCTACAGGGCAATATGCAAAAGGCTCAAGTGACCCTTTAGGTACAGATGTGATTGATCTTGAAGAACCGAAAGCCAACAAAGCTGCTGCCCCTCATGAAGAGGTTTCCCAATCACCCACTTGTGGCGAGTCAGCTGCTCCCAAGTTGAAGAAAGCCAAAACCAATCCTTCTGCAGAAGACAGGATGCATGCAACCATAATGGCTTCAAGTGAAAGGCTTGCTGTTGCCATAGAGAAACTTATTAGCAGCGCCAACCCCGCCATTGATGGTCTTTGGGATGAGATGAAAGAACTCCCTGGTTTTGATTTGGATTCCCTTGCACATTACTATGCCTATTTGGTTGACAATCCTCGTGTTGCAACAGCATTCAAGGTCTTGGGAGATGTCCAGAGAAAGGTTTGGGTCTCTAGGTATGTGAAGAGTACCTTCCCTGAAGCCGACGCATGA